TGAAAAAGACCGCCAAAACCTGCTCTATGTAAACCAGGGACTGAAAAATGGTGTGCCGGTTTTTAAAGAAATGGCGGCAGAATACGGTGTAAATGATAATGGACACAGCGAAAATGCAACTTTCTTTGATTCAGATAACGACGGTGATCTGGACCTTTATGTTATTACCAATATCATAGATTTATATCCTAATCAATACAGAGAAAAAATAATCAATGGCTCACATCCCAATACCGACCGTTTCTACAGATGCGACTGGGATGAAAAGTTGGGCCATGTTGTATATAAAAATGTGTCAAAAGAAGCCGGAATATTAATTGAAGGCCATGGACTGGGAATCAATGTTTGTGATATTAATAAAGACGGCTGGAAAGATATTTATGTAACAAACGATTACCTGTCTGATGACTTGCTCTATATCAACAATCAGGATGGTACATTCAGTGATCAGGCAGCCAGGTTTTTCAAACACACCTCTCAAAGTGCCATGGGAAATGATATTGGCGATATAAATAATGATGGTTTTCTTGATATTTTGTCAATGGATATGCTGGCAAAAAATAATGTCAGAAAAAAAGTATTGACAGGCCCAAATAACTACCAGTCTTATATTTTTAACGATACATACAAATATACATTCCAGTATATGCGTAACTGCCTTCAGATCAACAACGGAATAGATACTCAAAACAGCCCGATGTTTAGTGAAGTTAGTTTTTTGGCCGGAATAGGGGAGACCGACTGGAGCTGGACACCATCTATTGCTGATTTTGATAATGATGGTTACAAAGATATAATTATTACCAATGGTTTTCCGAAAGATGTAACCGACAGAGATTTTATGGCTTTCAGGTCTGAATCGGAAAGACTGGCTACTCAGGAGTTTTTACTGGGTCAGATTCCTGAAGTTAAAATCAGTAATTATGCATTCAGGAACAAAGGAAATCTGGAGTTTGAAAATGTAACAAAAAAATGGGGAATGGATACTCCTTCTTTTTCAAATGGTGCGGTATATGCCGATTTGGATAGTGATGGTGACCTCGATTACATCATCAATAACATCAATGATTCGGCATTTGTATATCGCAACAATCTCCTCCAGACTGAGGAAGGAAAGCAAAGCCACTTTTTGAGATTGAAATTTGAAGGAAATGAGAAAAATAGATTTGGAATTGGAACTGTAGCCGAATTATTATTTGAAGATGGAGAAAAAATTGTAGCAGAAAACAACCCTAGCAGAGGGTACTTGTCAAGTATTGAGCCCTATTTACATTTTGGTTTAGGTTCCAAAAAAGTGCGGAGTTTAACCGTGAAATGGTATAATGGCAAAAGTCAGACATTTGAAAATCCGGAAATTGATAAAGTGTTGACTGTCAATATTAAAAATGCAAATATTGATACCAAATATAATTCAGCTCCGGGCTTAAACCTGGTGACCGATATTACGAAGGAAGTAGGGATAAATTATGTTCACTCCGAAAGAGACTACATTGATTTTAATAGCCAAAATCTATTGCCTTTTAAACTCTCTGAATTTGGTCCCGGTATGGCCACCGGTGATGTAAATGGCGATGGATTGGAAGATGTTTTCATGGGTGGTAGCAGATTTCATATCGGTAAATTTTTCATGCAAAAATCTGACGGAAGATTTATCGTAAAACCACTGGAAGATACCACTAATCAAAACTTGAAATTATCTGAAGATCTGGGACCTTTGCTTTTTGATGCTGATGGTGACAATGACCTTGACCTTTATATCTGTCATGGAGGAAATGAATCGCAAAAAGATTCTCCGGACTATCAGGATGCGTTTTATGTCAATGACGGGAAAGGTAATTTTAGTTTAAAAAACGACGCACTTCCCAAAATTACTGAAAGTACCTCCTGTGTCAGAGCAGCTGATTATGACAACGACGGTGATTTGGATCTTGTGGTTTCGGGGCGAAATGTCCCCAACGAATATCCAAAATTTACCTCAAGTTATATACTGAGGAACGATTCCAAAAATGGCATACCTAAGTTTACCGATGCAGGTGCCAAAGTAGCACCCGGATTGAAAAATATCGGTCTGGTGTGTGATATCCTTTGGACAGACTTTGATTCTGATGGCTGGATTGACCTCATGCTGGCTTCAGAATGGAGTGAAATTCAATTTTTCAGAAACAAAAAAGGGATATTCCAAAAAGTCGAAAATACTGGTTTGGAATCTTTACAGGGACTTTGGACTTCAATTAATGGTGCCGACTTTGACTTTGATGGCGACATAGACTATATCGTTGGAAATATTGGAAACAATACTCTTTTAAAAGGTACTCAGGAAGAGCCGGTCAAAGTAATTGCGAAAGATTTTGATAAGAACGGAGTCTATGATCTTTTTCCCTTTGTGTATTTTACAACCCCTCAAAATGAACGGAAACTGGTGCCGTTTCATGGTAAAGATGATGTTAATAAACAATTGAACAGCACCCGCAAAAAATTTGTGTCTTTCAATGAGTTTTCCAACGCAGATTATGACAATCTTTTTACGGCTGAGGAGAAAAAAGATGCTCAGATCTTAACATTAAATACCAACGCAACTGTTTATGTGGAAAATAAAGGCGGTGGAAAGTTTGAGGTAAAAGTATTGCCCTGGCAAGCTCAGACAAGCACTGTTTATGGTATCACAATTCAGGACTTTGACAACGACAATCTTCCCGACGTGATCTTGTCCGGAAATAATTTTGGAAATGAAATCCTGGTCGGCCGTATGGACGCTTCCAACGGTGTATTTCTTAAAGGCGATGGAAAAGGGAATTTTAAAGTTATTCGTAATTCAGGATTTTATCTCCCCAAAGATGCCAAAAGTGCGGTTACTTTGACTAGTGTTGGTGGCAAGCTATTAATTTTCGGGTCACAAAATCGGGGACCTTTAAGAGTTTTTGGGTCCAACCTTCAAAAAACCAGTATTCCTGTTACTTCCAAAACTAAGGCAATAACTTATTCTATTGCCGGAAAAACCGCCAGAAAAGAATTATATTATGGTTCGGGCTATTTGGGACAGTCAACGAGAAATGTTTTTTTACCCGCCAATTCAAAAATCGTAAAAATAGAATGAGGCAGATTTTAGTTTTAATAATTTTTTTGCCAATAATATTTTCCTGTAGAAAAAGTCAAAATGAGGCATCTTCACCTCCTCAGGAAACCAAACTTAGCGGTGAAGAGCTGTCAAAGATTCATTGTGCAAGTTGCCATAAATATCCTGACCCTGCTCAGCTTCCAACAGAGTTTTGGGTAAGTTCTGTGTTGCCAAATATGAGTTATAGATTAGGTGTCGGGGATTATTTTGGCGAATTGATGTCCAAATCTTCTGATGAATCCAATCTAATATTAGAAAATGGTATTTATCAGACATCTCCTTTATTGCATCAAAAAGATTGGGAGAAAATAGTGGAGTTTTATAAAAATAATTCACCGAAAGAATTTCCAAAAATACCCTCAAAGATTGTAACTGAGCTAACCGCTTTTAAGGTTCAAAATATTGATTACAAGGGGAATGAAATCATTATGAGCCAGTTTGATCCGGTTCAAAATTCTATTTTTATTTCAGAAGCGGTTTCAAAAGATTTATTTGAGTTAAAATCTTCGGAGAAAAAAAGCCTTAATCCTGGCAACAAATTTCCTATTGTGGATTTTGATAATCATTCAAAATATGGCAAAGTATGGCTCGAAATAGGAAATATGAACCCTAACGACCTGAAACAAGGAAAACTCCGGACAGCAAACAAAGTTCTGCTAGATTCGCTCAAGCGACCGGTTGACTTGCTTCTTGCTGACATGAATGGCGATAAAACTGATGACTTTGTGATTTCATCATTCGGCAATCACCTGGGAAGTCTAAGCTGGTACGATGGACTCAATTTTACCAAACATCCGCTGTTGGAGCTACCTGGAGCCAGAGTTTCCTATTTTATTGACCTTGACCACGATGGCCTCAAAGACGTGTTGGCTCTCATGACTCAAGCCCGGGAATCAATAGTATTTTTTAAAAACAAAGGCAAAGGGGAGTTTGAAATGCAAAATCTGCTTGAATTTTTGCCCAATTATGGCTCAAGCTATTTTGAAATGGCAGACATTGACCTGGACAATGACCTCGATATTATTTATACCAATGGCGACAATGCCGATTTGTCTATTACCTTGAAGCCATATCATGGACTGAGAATTTTTGTAAATGATGGAAAAAATAATTTTACAGAAAAATATTTCTATCCGCAAAATGGAGCTTCCAAAGTTTTGGCGAGAGATTTTGATATGGACGGTGATCTGGATTTAGCAAGCATCTCCTATTTTCCGGATCATACCAAAAGTGAAAGTTTTCTATTTTTTGAGAATAAAGGAAATATCAAATTTGAAGTAAAAACATTAAGTTACTTTTCAAAAATAAAAATTCTCACACTTGATGCCGGGGATTTTGACAAAGACGGCGACTTAGATATTGTTTTGGGAGGCTTTGACAGAAGTTTAGAGGCAAATTCCCGAAAATCAAAGAATGTTTTTGTATTATTGAACAAAAAAATTAAGCGATAATGTCCTTCAGATTCCAATTTGCTTTCACAAGTATTTTCCTTGTGTCAATTTCTTCTTTTGCCCAAAATTCCCTCTCAGTTGATAAAATAATGCGTGACCCAAAATGGATGGGAACATCACCTACCGGAATTTCATGGGGCGATGCGTCAAATTCAATTTATTTTAATTGGAATCCCGACAATAATCCTGCAGATTCTCTTTACCAATATAGTTTAGATACCAAAAAGATTTCCAAAGTCCAAAAGGAAGATAAAATCAGTTTAAGCTTAGGGTCAGGCATTTATAATAAAGATTTTTCGAAAAAAATATATTCCAAATCCGGCGATTTATATTTATATGATAGTATTTCCGGAAATATTCTGCGTTTGACCGAAACCAATGAAATTGAAACCAATCCCTCTTTTTCAATTGATGGCAAATCAGTTTTTTTCCAAAAAGACAATAATTTTTATTCTATAAAACTTGAAAATGGTGTTTTAAAACAGTTTACTGACTTTGACAAAGGTTCAAAAAATCAGGAAAAGAAAAAAACAGAAGAAGAAACATGGCTGGAAAAAGACCAGCTGGCTTTATTTGAGGTTTTGTCGGAAAGAAAAAATAAAGAAACAGCTACAAAAAAACAGGAAAATGAAATCAAAAAGTTAAAAAAAATATATCTCGATAGTAAGCGACTCACAGAGACTGAGATTTCTCCAAATGGTGATTTTGTAGTTTTTAGTACAATGGAATCACCCAAAAATTCGAAAAGTACGATTGTTCCAAATTATGTAAATACAACGGGTTATACAGAGGATATTTCTGCCCGAAACAAGGTTGGGTCTCCTCAATCCATCCTGGAGAGTTATTTGTTTGATTTTAAAAGAGATACGGTATTTTCACTTAAATACAAAAACCTGCCAGGTATTGAAACGCTGCCACTTTTTCTAAAAGAATATGGTTTTGATACATTGAAAGAATATAAAAACAGACGAATAAACTTTGGGCAATTTGTCTGGTCGCCTTCCGGGAAAAATCTGGTAGCAGTGGCTCGCTCAGTGGACAATAAAGATCGCTGGATTGTTAAAATCGATATTCAAAACGGAAAAGTAGAATCTCTGGATCACCAACATGATGAGGCCTGGATTGCCGGACCCGGCATAGGAGGGGCTTTTGGGGGTTCTACACTTGGATTTATCGATGAAGATAATATTTATTTTCAATCAGAATTTACGGGATATTCACATTTATACCGATATAATATTTCTTCCAAAACAAAAACCACTTTAACCACAGGTAATTTTGAAGTCCAGAAAGTTATACTTTCAAGAGATAAAAAGCAGTTTTACATTTCTGCCAATAAAGAGCATCCCGGAGAGCAGCATTTTTATCATCTGTCAGTAAATGGGGGAGAATTACAAAAAGTCACTTCCATGAAAGGGGCGAATGAGGTTACAATTTCGCCCGACGAAAAATTGCTTGCAATCAGATACTCTTATTCCAATAAACCCTGGGAATTGTTTTTGCAGGAAAATTTACCGGGTAAAAATGCCATCCAAATCACAACTTCCAGCTCCAAAGAATTTAATTCATATCCCTGGCTTGATCCGCAATTATTGAGTTTTAAAGCACGAGATGGACAGGAAGTTTTTGGAAGGATT
The sequence above is a segment of the Cytophagaceae bacterium genome. Coding sequences within it:
- a CDS encoding VCBS repeat-containing protein; protein product: MNQRVIVLLLLGIVLFSCKEKTLFTKIEAGDSGITFSNRIIENDSMNILKFEYVYNGSGVGVADFDNDGLQDIFFSGNQVENQLYLNKANFKFVNISSQAGISNYGRWCSGVTTVDINGDGWMDIYVSATVKSNEKDRQNLLYVNQGLKNGVPVFKEMAAEYGVNDNGHSENATFFDSDNDGDLDLYVITNIIDLYPNQYREKIINGSHPNTDRFYRCDWDEKLGHVVYKNVSKEAGILIEGHGLGINVCDINKDGWKDIYVTNDYLSDDLLYINNQDGTFSDQAARFFKHTSQSAMGNDIGDINNDGFLDILSMDMLAKNNVRKKVLTGPNNYQSYIFNDTYKYTFQYMRNCLQINNGIDTQNSPMFSEVSFLAGIGETDWSWTPSIADFDNDGYKDIIITNGFPKDVTDRDFMAFRSESERLATQEFLLGQIPEVKISNYAFRNKGNLEFENVTKKWGMDTPSFSNGAVYADLDSDGDLDYIINNINDSAFVYRNNLLQTEEGKQSHFLRLKFEGNEKNRFGIGTVAELLFEDGEKIVAENNPSRGYLSSIEPYLHFGLGSKKVRSLTVKWYNGKSQTFENPEIDKVLTVNIKNANIDTKYNSAPGLNLVTDITKEVGINYVHSERDYIDFNSQNLLPFKLSEFGPGMATGDVNGDGLEDVFMGGSRFHIGKFFMQKSDGRFIVKPLEDTTNQNLKLSEDLGPLLFDADGDNDLDLYICHGGNESQKDSPDYQDAFYVNDGKGNFSLKNDALPKITESTSCVRAADYDNDGDLDLVVSGRNVPNEYPKFTSSYILRNDSKNGIPKFTDAGAKVAPGLKNIGLVCDILWTDFDSDGWIDLMLASEWSEIQFFRNKKGIFQKVENTGLESLQGLWTSINGADFDFDGDIDYIVGNIGNNTLLKGTQEEPVKVIAKDFDKNGVYDLFPFVYFTTPQNERKLVPFHGKDDVNKQLNSTRKKFVSFNEFSNADYDNLFTAEEKKDAQILTLNTNATVYVENKGGGKFEVKVLPWQAQTSTVYGITIQDFDNDNLPDVILSGNNFGNEILVGRMDASNGVFLKGDGKGNFKVIRNSGFYLPKDAKSAVTLTSVGGKLLIFGSQNRGPLRVFGSNLQKTSIPVTSKTKAITYSIAGKTARKELYYGSGYLGQSTRNVFLPANSKIVKIE
- a CDS encoding VCBS repeat-containing protein → MRQILVLIIFLPIIFSCRKSQNEASSPPQETKLSGEELSKIHCASCHKYPDPAQLPTEFWVSSVLPNMSYRLGVGDYFGELMSKSSDESNLILENGIYQTSPLLHQKDWEKIVEFYKNNSPKEFPKIPSKIVTELTAFKVQNIDYKGNEIIMSQFDPVQNSIFISEAVSKDLFELKSSEKKSLNPGNKFPIVDFDNHSKYGKVWLEIGNMNPNDLKQGKLRTANKVLLDSLKRPVDLLLADMNGDKTDDFVISSFGNHLGSLSWYDGLNFTKHPLLELPGARVSYFIDLDHDGLKDVLALMTQARESIVFFKNKGKGEFEMQNLLEFLPNYGSSYFEMADIDLDNDLDIIYTNGDNADLSITLKPYHGLRIFVNDGKNNFTEKYFYPQNGASKVLARDFDMDGDLDLASISYFPDHTKSESFLFFENKGNIKFEVKTLSYFSKIKILTLDAGDFDKDGDLDIVLGGFDRSLEANSRKSKNVFVLLNKKIKR
- a CDS encoding S9 family peptidase, which encodes MSFRFQFAFTSIFLVSISSFAQNSLSVDKIMRDPKWMGTSPTGISWGDASNSIYFNWNPDNNPADSLYQYSLDTKKISKVQKEDKISLSLGSGIYNKDFSKKIYSKSGDLYLYDSISGNILRLTETNEIETNPSFSIDGKSVFFQKDNNFYSIKLENGVLKQFTDFDKGSKNQEKKKTEEETWLEKDQLALFEVLSERKNKETATKKQENEIKKLKKIYLDSKRLTETEISPNGDFVVFSTMESPKNSKSTIVPNYVNTTGYTEDISARNKVGSPQSILESYLFDFKRDTVFSLKYKNLPGIETLPLFLKEYGFDTLKEYKNRRINFGQFVWSPSGKNLVAVARSVDNKDRWIVKIDIQNGKVESLDHQHDEAWIAGPGIGGAFGGSTLGFIDEDNIYFQSEFTGYSHLYRYNISSKTKTTLTTGNFEVQKVILSRDKKQFYISANKEHPGEQHFYHLSVNGGELQKVTSMKGANEVTISPDEKLLAIRYSYSNKPWELFLQENLPGKNAIQITTSSSKEFNSYPWLDPQLLSFKARDGQEVFGRIYKPKKSNKKAVIFVHGAGYLQNAHSWWSSYFREYMFHNLLVEKGYTVFDIDYRGSAGYGRDVRTGIYRHMGGKDLTDHLDAAEFLAKNHGINPQKIGIYGGSYGGFITLMALFTAPGTFKAGAALRPVTDWAAYNHGYTSNILNTPQSDSLAYKRSSPIYFAKGLTDNLLICHGVVDVNVHYQDVVRLTQRLIELKKDNWEVASYPVEDHGFVEPSSWTDEYKRILKLFEEKLK